A window from Streptomyces sp. NBC_00271 encodes these proteins:
- a CDS encoding IS701 family transposase → MIDERAVEIWNDELEELFLRTGHRFRRVEPRRRMRDYIRGLLGPVGRKNGWQLAEYAGHRTPDRLQRLLNGARWDADELRDDLQHYVAERLGEPDGILILDDTGFLKKGTTSAGVQRQYSGTAGRTENCQIGVFAAYATTRGRALVDRELYLPKTWTDDRDRCRAAHIPNERTFATKPDLAKAMVLRAIASPLPIAWVTADAAYGQEWRLRHMLEETSLGYVLAVPKSQQVPHFGRIDHLFSQAPDEAWERHSCGDGAKGPRVYHWAALQITPIEDFDDEMPTHQRWALARRSISKPEEIAYYLAYAPLGTTIEHLVRVAGMRWAIEEAFQAAKNECGLDQYEVRRYTGWMRHITLAMLAHAFLAVMAVDAAAKGAAETVPASRPSPWQKFGGSWQLATHPPPFTSPSSAHAR, encoded by the coding sequence GTGATCGACGAGCGTGCAGTTGAGATCTGGAACGACGAACTCGAGGAACTGTTCCTGCGTACCGGCCACCGCTTCAGGCGTGTCGAGCCGCGTCGCCGGATGCGTGACTACATCCGTGGACTACTGGGCCCGGTCGGCCGCAAAAACGGCTGGCAGCTGGCCGAATACGCCGGACACCGCACACCCGACCGCCTCCAGCGGCTTCTCAACGGCGCCCGCTGGGACGCCGATGAGCTCCGCGACGACCTCCAGCACTACGTAGCCGAACGGCTCGGCGAGCCCGACGGGATCCTCATCCTCGACGACACCGGCTTCCTCAAGAAGGGCACCACCTCGGCCGGCGTGCAGCGCCAGTACTCCGGCACCGCCGGCCGCACCGAGAACTGCCAGATCGGCGTGTTCGCCGCCTACGCCACCACCCGTGGACGCGCCCTGGTGGACCGGGAGTTGTACCTGCCCAAGACCTGGACCGACGACCGCGACCGCTGCCGCGCCGCCCACATCCCCAACGAGCGGACTTTCGCCACCAAACCCGACCTGGCCAAGGCCATGGTGCTGCGGGCGATCGCCTCACCGCTGCCGATCGCATGGGTGACCGCGGACGCCGCCTACGGCCAGGAATGGCGGCTGCGCCACATGCTGGAGGAGACCAGCCTGGGGTATGTACTCGCGGTTCCCAAGTCCCAGCAGGTGCCTCACTTCGGACGCATCGACCACCTCTTCTCCCAAGCACCCGACGAAGCGTGGGAGAGGCATTCGTGCGGTGACGGTGCCAAGGGCCCGCGCGTCTACCACTGGGCCGCCCTGCAGATCACGCCCATCGAGGACTTCGACGACGAGATGCCCACCCACCAGCGGTGGGCACTGGCCCGCCGCAGCATCAGCAAGCCCGAAGAGATCGCCTACTACCTCGCCTACGCACCGCTCGGCACCACCATCGAGCACCTGGTCCGCGTCGCTGGGATGCGCTGGGCCATCGAGGAAGCCTTCCAGGCCGCGAAGAACGAATGCGGCCTCGACCAGTACGAAGTCCGCCGCTACACCGGCTGGATGCGGCACATCACCCTGGCCATGCTGGCGCATGCCTTTCTGGCCGTCATGGCCGTCGACGCCGCGGCAAAAGGGGCAGCAGAAACGGTTCCTGCCTCGCGCCCCTCACCGTGGCAGAAATTCGGCGGCTCCTGGCAACTGGCCACTCATCCACCGCCGTTCACCAGCCCTTCATCAGCGCACGCGCGTTGA
- a CDS encoding CGNR zinc finger domain-containing protein: MRYIPHVSPNSDDWSTRHSVLTTARRTAALINALTDDSPDPTEVADVLRTYGETDPIDLTTRDVAGMRAAATLLRQVFAAEHTDDAAATLNHLLQEHTGPLRLTSHGGSTPWHPHLDHDDNAPWDEWLLASSCMALTVLVWDRQCPPGRICASSSCQNAFITQGSGPERRYCSRRCATRERVAAHRRSHSAEQSSEIK; this comes from the coding sequence ATGCGTTACATTCCACACGTGTCCCCCAACAGCGACGACTGGTCCACCCGACACTCCGTGCTGACCACCGCTCGGCGGACCGCCGCCCTGATCAACGCTCTCACTGACGACTCTCCCGACCCGACCGAAGTGGCCGACGTGCTCCGCACATACGGTGAGACAGACCCCATCGACCTCACCACCCGCGACGTTGCCGGGATGCGCGCAGCCGCCACCCTGCTGCGGCAAGTCTTCGCCGCCGAGCACACCGATGACGCCGCAGCCACCCTCAACCACCTCCTGCAGGAACACACCGGACCGCTCCGTCTGACCTCGCATGGCGGCAGCACCCCCTGGCATCCCCACCTCGACCACGATGACAACGCCCCCTGGGACGAGTGGCTCCTCGCCTCGTCCTGCATGGCCCTGACCGTTCTCGTCTGGGACCGTCAATGCCCGCCCGGCAGGATCTGCGCATCATCCAGCTGCCAGAACGCCTTCATCACCCAGGGCAGCGGTCCCGAACGCCGCTACTGCTCCCGCCGATGCGCCACCCGCGAACGAGTCGCAGCCCATCGACGCTCCCACTCCGCCGAGCAGTCGAGTGAAATCAAGTAG